A window from Malassezia restricta chromosome I, complete sequence encodes these proteins:
- a CDS encoding zinc finger protein, C2H2 type, with the protein MDTLTWNYPTSGPHYDLLGPSTYPAAAVSQLEFAPFYPEHAPAGSGSHDLSALSRTGMLSQPANHQVPLTGIQQTTTQLAGQAAPMWNSNMQTDPVTQPNPVPAPAAIQTPTINVSDASQSSRNQDSLDMMGISGETPSSLKASLHTNAIDLEASRDAQMNPAVANFFHPDPSIPNNVSNTAGKSAATDTNSFPFEHARRQNSANLKGFLKLDVNMGFMGDSKMESPTTMLQPVVGWKKRRSVSDVGPRTPSMLGPSVDALTSPIDDLSYLVDSLSNRPHPNKDHMYLAPTDEHDSALNLESLNLDADEQSAPQVSSQAAMQSPAGTNHEKSQTTVLEPTLKDPMQSNSAGELNLNTIFIQEAPDPQSLMDQSLASALTDQNLYGPCLDEAKESSSTGPIRSCTSGRSSRSVSPYHASTRSMTPESERSLDEMVQIEAATRMSQWRFPLNPGHSHKNDTLHPFDAYNYSGTGSTPLQGGVRYPSMNARRHMRAAISEDFRGHGKLDYMGAWGKSLDLTRQDQALFNNMFMGNDLHAGSVGMMRCASSPIKTVGASPIMADPLASPNAMTPSSLGVSVETLGPKQPVGENQLKRAMESSLSHTRMKSESSESAMQMAAQTHTPVVTTTAAQAASASRRKAEALFTCPFPDCGSTFTRQYNLRGHMRSHMDERPFKCEWPGCGRSFARTHDCKRHHNLHLNIKPYQCEGCGKTFARLDALNRHHKSEASTCGVKASELKTNV; encoded by the coding sequence ATGGATACCCTGACCTGGAATTACCCAACATCCGGGCCCCATTATGATCTGCTGGGGCCCAGCACGTATCCCGCGGCAGCTGTTTCTCAACTTGAATTTGCACCATTTTATCCAGAGCATGCACCTGCTGGATCAGGTTCGCATGATCTCAGTGCCCTATCACGCACTGGAATGCTTTCGCAGCCTGCAAACCACCAGGTACCTCTGACTGGTATACAACAAACAACCACACAACTTGCTGGTCAAGCTGCACCTATGTGGAATAGCAATATGCAAACTGACCCTGTCACACAGCCGAATCCTGTACCGGCGCCCGCAGCTATACAAACGCCTACTATTAATGTATCTGACGCCAGTCAATCGTCACGTAACCAAGATTCATTGGACATGATGGGCATTTCGGGCGAAACCCCATCGTCTTTAAAAGCCTCCCTACATACAAATGCGATTGACTTGGAGGCTTCGAGAGATGCACAGATGAATCCAGCCGTGGCCAACTTTTTTCATCCAGATCCCTCCATACCCAACAATGTATCCAATACGGCGGGGAAAAGCGCTGCTACGGATACCAATTCCTTTCCGTTCGAACATGCACGCCGACAAAATTCAGCTAATTTGAAGGGATTTTTGAAGCTGGATGTCAATATGGGCTTTATGGGGGATAGTAAAATGGAGTCTCCTACAACGATGCTTCAGCCAGTGGTGGGATGGAAAAAAAGGCGCTCCGTATCGGATGTTGGTCCGCGCACGCCTTCTATGCTAGGACCCTCGGTGGACGCTTTAACTTCTCCCATCGATGATTTGTCTTATTTGGTCGATTCTTTGAGTAATCGTCCGCATCCTAATAAAGACCACATGTACCTGGCACCTACGGATGAGCATGACTCGGCTCTCAACTTGGAGTCTCTCAACCTTGATGCAGACGAGCAGTCTGCGCCGCAAGTATCGTCCCAGGCGGCTATGCAGAGCCCGGCTGGGACAAACCATGAAAAATCTCAAACGACTGTATTGGAACCAACTCTTAAAGATCCTATGCAGTCGAATTCAGCCGGGGAACTCAACCTAAATACCATATTTATCCAAGAGGCACCCGATCCTCAGTCTCTGATGGATCAGTCGTTGGCTAGTGCATTGACGGATCAAAATTTGTATGGACCTTGCTTGGACGAAGCTAAAGAGAGCAGCTCCACTGGACCTATCCGATCTTGCACAAGTGGACGGAGTTCCCGTTCTGTGAGTCCTTATCATGCATCGACCCGTAGCATGACGCCTGAATCTGAGAGGAGTTTGGATGAAATGGTCCAGATCGAGGCAGCCACTCGTATGTCGCAGTGGCGTTTCCCGCTCAATCCTGGTCACTCACACAAGAACGATACGTTGCACCCATTCGATGCCTATAACTACTCTGGCACGGGATCGACGCCGCTGCAGGGGGGGGTGCGGTACCCTTCGATGAATGCACGGCGTCATATGCGAGCTGCTATTTCGGAAGATTTTCGTGGTCATGGGAAATTGGATTACATGGGCGCATGGGGGAAGTCTTTGGACCTGACTCGGCAGGATCAAGCATTGTTCAACAATATGTTTATGGGGAATGATCTGCATGCGGGGTCCGTGGGGATGATGCGATGTGCTTCTTCGCCTATCAAGACGGTGGGTGCATCTCCCATTATGGCGGACCCGTTGGCGAGTCCAAATGCTATGACTCCCTCTTCTCTGGGTGTATCTGTGGAGACGCTTGGTCCAAAGCAGCCAGTTGGTGAAAACCAATTAAAGCGTGCTATGGAGAGCAGCCTGTCTCATACCAGGATGAAATCAGAGTCTTCGGAGAGTGCGATGCAAATGGCAGCACAGACGCATACACCTGTGGTTACGACAACtgcagcgcaagcagcATCGGCCTCGAGGCGGAAGGCAGAAGCGCTCTTCACTTGCCCATTTCCAGACTGTGGCTCCACATTCACGCGGCAGTATAACCTTCGGGGTCATATGCGCTCTCATATGGACGAGCGACCTTTCAAGTGTGAGTGGCCCGGATGTGGTCGAAGCTTCGCGCGAACTCATGATTGCAAGCGGCATCATAATTTGCACTTGAACATTAAACCTTATCAATGCGAAGGATGCGGCAAGACATTTGCGCGATTGGATGCACTAAATCGCCATCATAAGAGTGAAGCAAGCACATGCGGTGTCAAAGCGAGTGAGCTGAAAACGAACGTGTAA
- a CDS encoding 3-dehydrosphinganine reductase, which translates to MWSWVLYGSLLLGASYVLLNSRRSKWTAHGKHVFITGGSQGLGLALAKLLASRGAHVVICSRSESKLRSALKDVESCRQYGSQHLSYVSADVSNFSTVSLAIQKCSMPIDTVFCCAGAAHPGLFLNHTEEEFDKGIRLIYKTALCTAHAAAAYMKQNQIPGKIIFTGSVLSFMGMFGYSQYSPMKYAIRGLAECLRSELQMYGIQVHMYFPATILSPGLEEENKTKPALTLEIEGQDEGLSPEACAQHLLRGVESHEFSITDGIIGLCLRISSGGCAPGNRLLFDSILMVPARWVLLAWRRFVADRTVRKHSCNK; encoded by the coding sequence ATGTGGTCTTGGGTCCTTTACGGAAGCTTGCTGCTAGGCGCTAGCTATGTCCTGCTCAACTCGCGCCGATCAAAGTGGACTGCGCACGGAAAACACGTCTTTATTACAGGCGGCTCACAAGGACTGGGCCTCGCTCttgccaagctgctggcTTCACGGGGAGCCCATGTGGTCATTTGTAGTCGGTCTGAATCCAAACTTCGAAGCGCCTTGAAGGACGTGGAATCATGCCGTCAGTACGGGTCTCAACATCTTTCCTACGTTTCTGCTGATGTCTCCAACTTTTCTACTGTCTCATTAGCTATCCAAAAATGCTCTATGCCGATCGATACAGTGTTTTGctgtgctggtgctgcACATCCAGGGCTTTTCTTGAATCACACGGAGGAGGAATTCGACAAAGGTATCCGCCTCATATACAAAACGGCTCTGTGTACAGCTcatgctgcagctgccTACATGAAACAGAACCAAATTCCTGGCAAGATTATATTTACAGGCAGCGTCTTGAGTTTTATGGGCATGTTTGGCTATTCTCAATACTCTCCTATGAAATACGCTATCCGAGGTCTAGCAGAATGCCTTCGCTCTGAACTACAAATGTATGGAATTCAAGTACATATGTATTTTCCTGCTACAATCCTTTCGCCAGGTCTGGAGGAAGAAAACAAAACAAAACCTGCTCTTACACTGGAAATTGAAGGTCAAGACGAGGGCCTCAGCCCTGAAGCATGTGCCCAGCACCTTTTGCGGGGCGTGGAATCCCACGAGTTTTCTATCACGGATGGTATCATCGGTCTGTGTTTGCGCATTTCCTCGGGAGGATGTGCACCTGGCAACCGTCTCCTGTTCGATTCCATTCTTATGGTACCAGCCAGGTGGGTCCTACTTGCATGGCGTCGTTTTGTGGCTGATCGTACTGTCCGGAAGCATTCATGTAATAAATAG